A window of Cryptomeria japonica chromosome 3, Sugi_1.0, whole genome shotgun sequence contains these coding sequences:
- the LOC131033793 gene encoding putative ripening-related protein 1 translates to MKKILIIAFVLMLSMTIAKCSKRDGERILASCNPSGFLNGNSHKCNQEHDSDCCRSGVRYPQYKCSPRVKEKTPATLTLNGFDRNEDGGGAAACDGKFHKDSDLVVALSTGWYAGGSRCNSFIKIGNPHNGRTVRAMVVDECDSFSGCDNDHEHQPPCKNNIVDASLGVWKALGVHGKDAGLMSITWSDA, encoded by the coding sequence ATGAAGAAGATATTAATAATAGCGTTTGTATTGATGCTGAGCATGACAATAGCGAAATGTAGTAAGCGTGATGGAGAAAGAATCCTTGCATCATGTAATCCCAGCGGTTTTTTGAATGGCAATTCCCACAAGTGCAATCAAGAACACGACTCGGATTGCTGCAGGTCAGGGGTTCGATACCCACAATACAAATGCTCGCCCCGTGTGAAAGAAAAGACTCCAGCCACCCTCACTTTGAATGGGTTTGACAGGAATGAAGACGGAGGAGGAGCTGCTGCATGCGATGGAAAGTTCCACAAGGACAGTGACCTGGTGGTCGCTCTTTCCACAGGCTGGTACGCCGGTGGCAGCCGCTGCAATAGCTTCATAAAAATTGGTAATCCTCACAATGGACGAACTGTGCGGGCCATGGTGGTGGACGAGTGTGACTCTTTTTCTGGGTGTGATAACGATCATGAACACCAACCCCCATGCAAAAACAATATCGTGGATGCTTCTCTGGGCGTATGGAAAGCCTTGGGAGTCCACGGTAAGGATGCTGGTCTTATGAGTATCACATGGTCCGACGCCTAG